The DNA window ATCACTGCCGTCGTAAGAGTCCTTTTTAGTGCTGTCCTGACATCCATTGTTGTTGTTAGCACAACCATTGGTGCTATTATTTTCTGGTGGTCCTAACTCTCTAGTGTATTTCTTCTGTATGATTTCAATCCTTAGCATCTTcgattttaatttatatcgCTCTAATAATGTAGATGTGTACTCACTTTGTCTCCTAatgtgtttttttatattattttcttttattatattttcaagaAGTTGTATAGatttatctatatttattgttgttgagcaatttatatcatttgtTAGATCtttagaatttttaaaatctgCAAGAGaatgtttataaatttttaatttatatcttGCCATCGCTCTTAAATAATatgctttaaaaataatatttttaatattaactgTAAGAAGATTTTTTATGCTATATTTAACTGAATCCTTCTTACGaggtaaaaaataagtataaaataatattacacaTGAACAATCTTGTATACCTTCAAAGTAAGAACATACTCTTTGAAATGCTAATGCTCTGTTAATAAGTGCTTTAGTTCTAAGAATACATAgttcttctatatttttattttccaaaaCATAGTTGCATGACATGacatctatatataattcattgtcataatttttttctatttctagAAATACATTGTTACTTCTTAATTCATAATCTATATAACTTATTATATCGTTGTAATTTTctaaacatttattatatctcCTATTctgataatttattttcccttcttcacttttacaaataaatatgtcAAATGCTCTCGATCCCACTTTAACTATTCGTTGTTCTTccttatttaaatttaacgACCATTTACCATCCTCCTTCAATTTGTAGTCAGAACACACTTGTGCATCTGTGTAATTAGACTTACTTATATCCGTTTGTAATGAGTACACATCTTCATTTTTACCTCCTACACCTGCTATCTCATTGGAGCCTTTTCTTTCTTGTTCGTTTGTCCTTATTTCGCAGTGGTTGAAAAGACTCTCCGCattgttactattaatattactgtTACCGCTATTCTTCTCCTTATTTTCGATGCCATCTTCAACATTCTCTATTATTAGTTTTTCCCATGCCCTGTAGTAGTCATCTAAAGAATTGCAGTCCCTCTTAAGAGAAGAGTTTTGATTGAAGTTGCTTGTCTTGATTATATTAATCTCCTCACTACCCTTTTTGACATTCCTTATTtcacaattttttctttcttcctTAATTAAATTAGTTGCATCATCCTTTTTTGCTGTGGATATTTTCCCCTTACTTTTTCCTTCCTTTGTActcttctctttttctttctctcttttcttctcttttccCTTCTccttttcttcctttttccttatttcATTTTGCCATGCGTATAGGTCTTCGAAGTATTCCTTTATCTCTACAGAATTATGTTTTAGCTGCTTCGCTATTTCAATGTTTGATTTGgccatattttaatttctctTTGCACATTTATGCGTTTTGTTTCATCTATGTGTTCTCACTTTATGTTTTAACTTTGAGTTTTAACTTTGAGTTTTCActtttcacttttttctttttctattttttttctattttctttctttttctttttcttttttttttttcctatattctatctttttctttttctttttactgtTTCTTACCCATTCACTGATATTTCACGCTTGttttcgatttttttttcgacaaattttttacattcatATGTGCTTTTACACTTATATGCGTATGAATTCTATATTGAAGAGAAATGAGTCGCTTTCTCTATTTCTATATTAACAAGTTTAAtcattccttttttcccCAGAATCGTTATGCTATCACATTTTGTACTATCTttcgttttgttttgtttgttttttttttttttttttttctgtagaATACAGTAGTATACAAAAGAcaaaattttcttcattttccaTTTGTGAATTCATGTAACCTAGGAAAacttattttgtatttttaaaggTTTACATCGTTTATCTGTTTAATATTTtagctttattttatcatatttaaatatatgaatataatgtAGTATCTCATCTTTAATTATAAGAGAtgcctatttttttttttttttctttatcatgTATACGTTTTATTAATCTGTCATTTATAAGGCGCAAAATATgtctttttcatatttctacGACAGAAAGaaattcattatattcatttacttatttttttcaagagTTCTTATAGTtcattttgcatatatatatgcaatttaaattaaaatattttaaaatatttcaaaaaaagaaaaaagctaTTGACAAAGAATTATATGTTGAGAACATGGTTTCCTATGGGTTATTAAGCAGTTCCTAACCGCTTAGTTTAAAACATAGAAGTATCATATGTGTACAACAGTctgcatttatatacatatatgagtTTCACAAATAATTGGAAAGCGTTAATTTTCAAAAGGAATTAATGACATTAATGAGCTATAAAGAGTTGAGTTAAtttcaaataataaacaagatgtataaacatatttagaaatacataaaaacatatttagaaatatatataaacatatttagaaatacatgtaaacatatttagaaatacatgtaaacatatttagaaatacatataaacatatttagaagcatatgtaaacatacttagaaatacatataaacatatttagaagcatatgtaaacatacttagaaatacataaaaacatatttagaaatacatgtaaacatatttagaaatacatataaacatatttggaaatatatgtatacaaattGCTAAAATGCGAAATTTTACTAATGTACAATCGAATAATAAACacataaaaagaacaaaaaacatacatataaatacataatgcATGCATaggtacatacatatatgcatacaaacatacatgcatacacatacatacatgcatacaaacatacatgcatacacatacatacatgcatacaaacatacatgcatatgaacatttataaaatatacaaaagaGGTTAAGAAAACGTGTGTCAAAATAGGCATATATCAATATGCGCACATGTCCATACTGTACTCAAATTCGTACAAGGCTAAGTTATTAATTTCTTTCaaaatgttttttcattGGTCCCCAAAAAGGCTCAGGGTTTTCTatagtaaataatttaaggtgggttttatcttttttataattcgaaatattaatgttatcaaatgaagaattttttttaaaaaattcatatgttaataactttttctttaatttttcatctttAATAGTATTTATAGAATACACTTTTTTCTGTGTATTTTCATTCCCTTCTTTACAATTTTTGTTGTTTATTCCATCTAATTCATCGTTTTTTCCATCGACAGAATTAaagcttctttttttcgaattaattttatatataatagcgCGGAATATATCCATAAAAACGTTGTTAGGTGCATTCGTTTTTACACTATCCGGATCCTTGTGAAAATAAGAAACTTCATAATTCAAATTGACCAATGCATTAACCAGTAATTTTCTGGAAAATgagcatattttaaaatttctaaatAAAGCTGgcatattataatataatggtatatttatttcttgttttaaacatctaaaatttattaatatcctATCTCttgtttttattgtatttaaattatactcCTCTAAATTCTCTAATAATGATATACATGTGAGTATAAAATCAGCATTATGTAAttttcctatatatataggtcCACCTATTAGTATATCCCCTCCGCATTCTTCACATTTATTCGATATTTGTAATTTGCtacttttgtatttatatccAATTATCGTACTCTTTGCATTTTCCGTTGCTTCTCCACCATTTTCTACCTTTTCCACTTTTTCGAAATTCTGTGCATTTTCTGTATTCTCACCATTCCTAACAATTTCAACCTGTTTACAAAATTCAGTGTTCAAAAGTTTTTCCTTCTTATTTTCACTTCCATTTTCTAAAAGATCACGATTACCATTAGGAAaagaatatttctttttattttttttccttctttttgagttattattattattattatcattattatcattgttGTTGTTATCTGTTACAGACACATTTACATCTTTTTTAGATGCTAAAGGGTTAATGTAAAAGCTAGAACAATTGGTGCACTGGTACACTAAGCCACTATCAATGCAAAGGTCCTTTGTTTGTAAAGCATCATCCAATACTTGTATCAATATAcgaatataaaagtaaatattgaGAGATAAAAAGGGAATAATacactttttatatttagaagcaattgtttttattttataaaataagacTCTTATACTGTATTCATTATTGTAGTTTACTTTTTTACTAAATATCATACtattatacttataaaaGGATACGTCTGGAAACTTTCCATTCAATATCCTCATATCTGTAtttgttattaaaataaaaaaattacttctACCATATTTTAAGCAACTTTCAAGATATTCTATTGATGATCCATATGGATCTATATCTATTATAtcgaatatatatttttccattaatttgctttttttaattaaatcatCAAGAGTGCTTTCActaatattttcctttccATAATGGTTTTGTATTCCTTCATTATGCATCCCTTCGTTATGCATCCTTTCGTTGTGTACCTTTCTGTTTTGTTCTCCATTTTGAGCTTCTACATCTACTGATTCCACATCTTGGTGCACATCGTCCCCCTCAACAGTTTTATGCTCGTtcaattctttttttgctGATTCATTTCCACTAATAGCATCATCCCTATCACTACAATGCGTCAAGCTATTATAGTTGGTTTCGTCATACTGGTCCGATTCATCTTCTATTAAATCTATTTTAGTATTAACATCATCGTTATTTGAAAATGCGGTGGAGTCACTATCTTGTATGTCTTCTTTACTCTCATTATTATTGCTTTTTACTCTGTTgtaatatgttaaaaattttaaaaattttaacgcTTGTTTGAAATaactattataattaattatgttattaatataagtGAAACCTATATCCAATTTCTTATTGTTCCTTttctttgtatatatattatcaatgtttaatatattcataacaCTATTAGCATCGTTGCATAGAATTGTgtatttatctttatttatgttatttcttttaaaatttcttcttATTTGCTTACAAGCATATTTGTCAATATCGTTTGTTATTATATGATTTATCGTTTCCCTTAATTCTTTCACATATCTTATGCTTCTTATTCCGCTTGCACTTAACAATTCAATAACATTAAATCCTCTGAATAGTGTTTTTCCATTgtccttatttttattttttaaatagattTCCAAtgcttttattaaaattatactcATATCCCGATTATATACTTGTGccttattataaaaaaggtgtttattcttgttttttattttcacactgccttcaaatatatatttattatcttCATTGTAGTATGCCCCTCCTACTTCTCCTTCCTCGAATTTATTTTCCGTCTCATTCTTTTTATTGCTTCCATTACCTTTtctgtaaaatatttttttattttcttctataAACTTTCTTTTTCGCTTCtcattttttcctctttcaTTACCAATCCctatcattttttatctgtgctaaatttttttttttttttttttttcagtaaaAATTTACGTAAAATGTG is part of the Plasmodium malariae genome assembly, chromosome: 14 genome and encodes:
- the PmUG01_14035900 gene encoding conserved Plasmodium protein, unknown function, giving the protein MAKSNIEIAKQLKHNSVEIKEYFEDLYAWQNEIRKKEEKEKGKEKKREKEKEKSTKEGKSKGKISTAKKDDATNLIKEERKNCEIRNVKKGSEEINIIKTSNFNQNSSLKRDCNSLDDYYRAWEKLIIENVEDGIENKEKNSGNSNINSNNAESLFNHCEIRTNEQERKGSNEIAGVGGKNEDVYSLQTDISKSNYTDAQVCSDYKLKEDGKWSLNLNKEEQRIVKVGSRAFDIFICKSEEGKINYQNRRYNKCLENYNDIISYIDYELRSNNVFLEIEKNYDNELYIDVMSCNYVLENKNIEELCILRTKALINRALAFQRVCSYFEGIQDCSCVILFYTYFLPRKKDSVKYSIKNLLTVNIKNIIFKAYYLRAMARYKLKIYKHSLADFKNSKDLTNDINCSTTINIDKSIQLLENIIKENNIKKHIRRQSEYTSTLLERYKLKSKMLRIEIIQKKYTRELGPPENNSTNGCANNNNGCQDSTKKDSYDGSDRNNNREHHNNSENNYNSNNSNSNSNTLNCSSERVDNLGLSKEHTNGVGITSIGGNKKIIKVKKGEERVIRDIVKNEQNSKEHGMLYTVSANKIVDRVEKVKEEMEDEKNNNASIRNISETNKKQNNNIFNSEDINSDSSLTLSENEILSDLEETRPGLLTAIPSIKNCENIKIKNKINFEIIWNSDKVKSSFKNQLNILKIAFLEEGIFHFNLDKDIYVDILDCLFKNNFLVLFQNMDNEEEIMQKLQGNNHENDPCFTYVKNGTNEDGNSVEFNGCIKNGNVNKGLKNNRTAENGEELNSNDCVILIDILYMLTNRGKENYIFLFVDKKERALLLKFFSFIFKYPNVFICNENCIKEKTLLLKSLLEMIF
- the PmUG01_14036000 gene encoding N2,N2-dimethylguanosine tRNA methyltransferase, putative; translated protein: MIGIGNERGKNEKRKRKFIEENKKIFYRKGNGSNKKNETENKFEEGEVGGAYYNEDNKYIFEGSVKIKNKNKHLFYNKAQVYNRDMSIILIKALEIYLKNKNKDNGKTLFRGFNVIELLSASGIRSIRYVKELRETINHIITNDIDKYACKQIRRNFKRNNINKDKYTILCNDANSVMNILNIDNIYTKKRNNKKLDIGFTYINNIINYNSYFKQALKFLKFLTYYNRVKSNNNESKEDIQDSDSTAFSNNDDVNTKIDLIEDESDQYDETNYNSLTHCSDRDDAISGNESAKKELNEHKTVEGDDVHQDVESVDVEAQNGEQNRKVHNERMHNEGMHNEGIQNHYGKENISESTLDDLIKKSKLMEKYIFDIIDIDPYGSSIEYLESCLKYGRSNFFILITNTDMRILNGKFPDVSFYKYNSMIFSKKVNYNNEYSIRVLFYKIKTIASKYKKCIIPFLSLNIYFYIRILIQVLDDALQTKDLCIDSGLVYQCTNCSSFYINPLASKKDVNVSVTDNNNNDNNDNNNNNNSKRRKKNKKKYSFPNGNRDLLENGSENKKEKLLNTEFCKQVEIVRNGENTENAQNFEKVEKVENGGEATENAKSTIIGYKYKSSKLQISNKCEECGGDILIGGPIYIGKLHNADFILTCISLLENLEEYNLNTIKTRDRILINFRCLKQEINIPLYYNMPALFRNFKICSFSRKLLVNALVNLNYEVSYFHKDPDSVKTNAPNNVFMDIFRAIIYKINSKKRSFNSVDGKNDELDGINNKNCKEGNENTQKKVYSINTIKDEKLKKKLLTYEFFKKNSSFDNINISNYKKDKTHLKLFTIENPEPFWGPMKKHFERN